In the genome of Microbacterium endophyticum, one region contains:
- a CDS encoding DivIVA domain-containing protein — protein sequence MALTPDDVVTKQFQHVRFKEGFDPDEVDDFLDEIVVEWRKTIAENDELKAKLAALESGESAAPEATPEEEKPAAEAPAEKPAPVTEQAPQPAAQSAGIIELAQRLHDEHVAEGKATRDQLVADAKSQAATIVAEAEATGRDEMVRLEKERSTLENRISELRQFERDYRSELRGYIEGKLRDLETTATNSGNTPVSAIGL from the coding sequence ATGGCATTGACTCCGGATGACGTCGTCACCAAACAGTTTCAGCACGTCCGGTTCAAGGAAGGTTTCGACCCGGATGAGGTCGACGACTTCCTTGACGAAATCGTTGTTGAATGGCGAAAGACCATCGCCGAGAACGATGAGCTGAAGGCGAAGCTCGCAGCTCTTGAGTCCGGCGAATCCGCCGCTCCTGAAGCGACTCCCGAAGAGGAGAAGCCGGCCGCTGAAGCCCCAGCTGAAAAGCCCGCTCCAGTCACCGAGCAGGCCCCTCAGCCGGCCGCGCAGAGCGCTGGAATCATCGAGCTTGCTCAGCGCTTGCACGACGAGCACGTCGCAGAGGGCAAGGCCACTCGTGACCAACTCGTAGCGGATGCCAAGTCTCAAGCAGCCACAATCGTCGCCGAGGCTGAAGCCACCGGTCGCGATGAGATGGTGAGACTCGAGAAAGAACGATCCACTCTCGAGAACCGTATTTCGGAACTTCGACAGTTCGAGCGCGATTACCGTTCGGAGCTTCGTGGCTACATCGAAGGCAAGCTGCGTGACCTTGAGACGACAGCCACCAACTCGGGTAACACTCCCGTGTCGGCTATCGGTCTCTAA
- a CDS encoding YggT family protein encodes MEVLRLVASIANVLLLLYVFTLFGRLILEYIPIFNREWRPRGASLVAAEVVYTLTDPPIKLFRRFIPPLRVGMVSIDLAFALTMLVCFVLLSVTRTLAAA; translated from the coding sequence GTGGAGGTGCTTCGCCTCGTTGCGTCCATCGCCAACGTTCTCTTACTGCTTTACGTATTCACGCTTTTCGGTCGCTTGATTTTGGAATACATTCCGATCTTCAACCGGGAGTGGCGACCTCGAGGTGCGAGCCTTGTTGCCGCCGAAGTCGTGTACACCCTGACCGACCCGCCCATCAAGCTTTTTCGTCGTTTCATTCCCCCGCTGCGCGTCGGAATGGTCTCGATTGATTTGGCCTTTGCGCTCACGATGCTCGTCTGCTTCGTTTTGCTGAGCGTTACCCGCACTCTCGCTGCCGCGTAG
- a CDS encoding cell division protein SepF — MSNPLKKTMVYLGLADEEEVYEETTAQQPTSRKMQAVEKTDAPVTPIHRPAVVRQPAVGTVSEILTVHPKQYRDAQVIAENFRDGVPVIINLSQMSDADARRLIDFASGLSLGLYGRIERVTSKVFLLSPENVAVSGDGAVAQADAESAPFAQ, encoded by the coding sequence ATGTCGAACCCGCTCAAGAAGACCATGGTGTACCTGGGCCTCGCCGACGAGGAAGAGGTCTACGAAGAGACCACCGCGCAGCAGCCTACGAGCCGCAAAATGCAAGCGGTGGAGAAGACGGATGCGCCTGTGACCCCCATTCACCGACCGGCAGTTGTGCGTCAGCCTGCTGTGGGAACTGTCAGCGAAATTTTGACAGTTCACCCGAAGCAGTACCGGGACGCACAGGTCATCGCGGAAAACTTCCGTGATGGCGTGCCAGTTATCATCAACCTCTCGCAGATGAGCGACGCAGACGCTCGCCGCCTGATCGACTTCGCAAGCGGCCTCTCACTGGGTCTCTACGGTCGCATTGAGCGTGTGACGAGCAAAGTATTTTTGCTTTCACCTGAGAACGTCGCGGTCTCCGGCGATGGCGCGGTCGCACAGGCCGACGCCGAGTCGGCGCCCTTTGCGCAGTAG
- a CDS encoding YggS family pyridoxal phosphate-dependent enzyme — protein MTFSGDALIDRLKTIDERIADAARAAGREPTDITRIVVTKFHPPELIRELYRLGVRDVGENRQQEYSAKTEELSDLSDLNWHFIGQIQSKKAKAVRAGAALVHSVDRERVADALDRADSDGQLDVFVQINLTDDPGRGGVSPESVDALATHIAGLPTLRLRGVMAVAPLDESPASAFARLRNYSALVQTVVPDATWMSAGMTTDFAEAIAAGATHLRIGSAITGPRPVQG, from the coding sequence GTGACATTTTCTGGTGATGCGCTCATCGATCGTCTGAAGACGATCGATGAGCGCATCGCTGATGCTGCTCGCGCCGCGGGTCGCGAACCAACGGACATCACTCGAATCGTGGTGACAAAGTTTCATCCGCCAGAACTTATTCGCGAACTCTACCGACTCGGTGTTCGAGATGTCGGCGAGAATCGGCAGCAGGAATACAGTGCGAAAACTGAAGAGCTCTCTGATCTTTCGGATCTGAACTGGCACTTCATCGGCCAGATTCAGTCCAAGAAAGCAAAAGCCGTTCGTGCCGGAGCGGCGCTCGTGCACTCGGTCGACAGGGAGCGCGTGGCTGACGCTCTGGACCGCGCCGATTCCGACGGCCAACTCGACGTGTTCGTGCAGATTAACCTCACGGATGACCCGGGTCGCGGCGGCGTCTCGCCCGAGAGTGTCGACGCACTCGCGACGCATATCGCTGGTCTTCCCACTCTCCGTCTCCGGGGGGTTATGGCCGTCGCGCCTCTTGATGAGTCACCAGCATCTGCTTTCGCACGGCTTCGTAACTACAGTGCCCTCGTGCAAACTGTCGTGCCGGACGCGACGTGGATGTCAGCGGGCATGACAACAGATTTCGCCGAGGCGATTGCCGCGGGTGCGACACACCTGCGTATCGGCTCGGCAATCACGGGTCCGAGGCCCGTGCAAGGTTAG